A DNA window from Arachis hypogaea cultivar Tifrunner chromosome 18, arahy.Tifrunner.gnm2.J5K5, whole genome shotgun sequence contains the following coding sequences:
- the LOC112772934 gene encoding uncharacterized protein, which yields MWHEDAKANEKVVGIFATQEHSWLHERRKLRQHIGALMNELRVFEKKKDEAVSEMSQKLKEIEDLLESRDKVIQEGEQKRKELEENLAKAEREAEELRESVKLEAQEHSSDLRKHKTAFIELVSNQRQLEAKLGRAMKQLEAAKQELGSVLEKKEESELLAQKLSIEIVFWLNFCICVFMHPTCSMKCFIHLRKSRVNSTPVNQR from the exons ATGTGGCATGAGGATGCAAAGGCCAATGAGAAAGTTGTGGGGATCTTTGCTACACAGGAGCATAGTTGGTTGCATGAAAGGCGAAAACTTCGGCAGCACATTGGGGCTCTGATGAATGAGCTGAGagtgtttgaaaagaaaaaggatgagGCTGTCTCTGAAATGAGCCAAAAATTGAAGGAAATAGAGGATTTGCTGGAGTCCAGGGACAAAGTGATTCAAGAAGGGGAGCAGAAGAGGAAGGAGTTGGAGGAAAATCTTGCAAAGGCTGAAAGGGAAGCAGAAGAATTGAGAGAATCTGTTAAGCTTGAAGCTCAGGAACACTCCTCTGATCTCAGGAAGCACAAAACTGCCTTCATTGAGCTGGTGTCAAACCAACGGCAGCTAGAAGCGAAGCTTGGCCGCGCCATGAAGCAGTTGGAGGCTGCAAAGCAGGAGCTCGGTTCAGTCTTGGAGAAGAAGGAGGAGTCAGAATTGTTGGCCCAAAAATTGTCTATTGAGATTGTATTTTGGTTGAACTTTTGCATTTGTGTCTTTATGCATCCGACATGTTCGATGAAATGCTTCATCCATCTAAGGAAATCAAG GGTAAATTCAACTCCGGTAAATCAACGGTGA